The following proteins come from a genomic window of Bradyrhizobium paxllaeri:
- a CDS encoding PRC-barrel domain-containing protein, with the protein MTSDVMAKPHPLIASDRVEGTAVRRPNGDTIGHIERLMIDKVTGKVSYAILSFGGFLGIGANLIPLPWGRLRYSTRFEAYELDIDDEELKRAPSFRADKDFDWGDRAKEAELHRYYGMPPYWGGF; encoded by the coding sequence ATGACAAGCGACGTCATGGCCAAGCCGCATCCGTTAATCGCGAGCGACCGTGTCGAGGGGACCGCGGTGCGACGGCCGAACGGGGATACGATTGGCCACATCGAACGGCTGATGATCGACAAGGTCACCGGCAAAGTATCCTATGCCATCCTGAGTTTTGGCGGCTTTCTCGGCATCGGAGCCAATCTGATTCCGTTGCCGTGGGGACGGCTGCGCTACAGCACCAGGTTCGAAGCCTACGAACTCGATATCGATGATGAAGAGCTAAAGCGCGCGCCGTCATTCCGCGCGGACAAGGATTTCGACTGGGGTGATCGCGCCAAGGAAGCAGAGCTGCATCGCTACTACGGCATGCCGCCTTACTGGGGCGGCTTCTGA
- a CDS encoding response regulator — protein sequence MAQAIPNILVVEDDRETRTLIAKYLRNNACNVTTAVDGREMVRAMTDRRVDLLILDVMLPGEDGLTLCRKVRAESQTPIIMLTARGEDVDRILGLEMGADDYLAKPFNPRELLARINAVLRRQAAGRTASATEGATALCFAGWRIDFRMRELRNPEGARVAMTSAEFDLLRTFCERPGRVLSRDSLLDLTQGRNAGSFERSIDVLVSRIRRKIEPDPQEATMIKTVRSGGYMFTPRVEIASAAGT from the coding sequence ATGGCCCAGGCAATCCCCAACATCCTCGTCGTCGAGGACGACCGCGAGACGCGGACGCTGATCGCAAAATACCTGCGCAACAACGCCTGCAACGTGACGACGGCCGTCGACGGCCGCGAAATGGTTCGCGCCATGACCGACCGCCGTGTCGATCTGTTGATCCTCGACGTCATGCTGCCCGGTGAGGACGGCCTCACCCTCTGCCGCAAGGTGCGCGCGGAGTCGCAGACGCCGATCATCATGCTGACCGCGCGCGGCGAGGACGTCGATCGCATTCTCGGGCTCGAGATGGGTGCCGACGACTATCTCGCAAAACCGTTCAATCCGCGCGAATTGCTGGCGCGCATCAACGCGGTGCTGCGCCGGCAGGCGGCGGGGCGCACCGCCAGCGCCACCGAAGGCGCCACCGCGCTGTGCTTTGCCGGCTGGCGGATCGATTTCCGGATGCGGGAATTGCGCAATCCCGAAGGCGCGCGCGTCGCCATGACCAGCGCCGAATTCGACCTGTTGCGCACCTTCTGCGAGCGGCCCGGCCGCGTGCTGTCGCGCGACAGCCTGCTCGACCTCACGCAAGGGCGCAACGCCGGCTCGTTCGAACGCTCGATCGACGTGCTGGTCAGCCGCATCCGCCGCAAGATCGAGCCCGATCCGCAGGAAGCCACCATGATCAAGACGGTGCGCTCCGGCGGCTACATGTTCACCCCAAGGGTGGAAATCGCATCCGCCGCCGGCACCTGA
- a CDS encoding ATP-binding protein codes for MKLFGFLSLRRISGQIAALVIVSIVALHAVITASFLINRPEPPDPAHDRGHGQLATAVQLLGAAPATERPRLSADIARTFPQLGIEMLATDTPPAAREPEGPGLHGLHRRLGNSYRLFALSPGGETKKLGIALPDGAMIAVNVPADRRPPFMGGPTMMTLLFAVISVTLLGLWAARALTAPLSSFAKAAESFSLDGTTAPLPERGPEEIRFLAKALNRMRERITGLIDDRTKMLAAISHDLRTPITRMRLRSEFIEDETHRNRMLADLDQMRAMLESVLSFLRNDRRLEAMTLVDIASSLQLVTDQFSDLGRKVAYDGPAHAMATVRPDDLHRAVTNLVENAVRFGAEAVIRLRISPDHFTIDVEDDGPGISDAQKQNMLEPFVRGDEARNMDEAAGFGLGLSITNAIVLAHGGTLSLHDRPPHGLVVRMQLPTHQNGGSSAA; via the coding sequence ATGAAGCTGTTCGGCTTCCTGAGCCTTCGACGCATCAGCGGCCAGATCGCAGCGCTCGTGATCGTCTCGATCGTCGCCCTGCATGCCGTCATCACGGCGAGCTTTCTGATCAACCGGCCGGAGCCGCCGGATCCCGCACATGACCGCGGGCATGGCCAACTCGCAACCGCCGTGCAGTTACTCGGCGCGGCGCCGGCAACCGAACGGCCGCGGCTGTCGGCCGATATCGCGCGGACGTTTCCGCAGCTCGGCATCGAGATGCTGGCCACGGACACGCCGCCGGCGGCGCGCGAGCCGGAGGGCCCCGGCCTGCACGGTCTGCATCGCCGCCTCGGCAACAGCTACCGCCTGTTCGCGCTCTCGCCGGGCGGCGAGACGAAAAAGCTCGGCATTGCGCTGCCGGATGGCGCGATGATCGCCGTCAACGTGCCGGCCGACCGCCGGCCGCCCTTCATGGGCGGCCCCACGATGATGACGTTATTGTTCGCCGTCATCAGCGTTACCCTGCTAGGCTTGTGGGCGGCGCGCGCCCTGACCGCGCCGTTGTCGTCATTTGCGAAGGCTGCCGAAAGCTTCAGCCTCGACGGGACGACGGCGCCGCTGCCGGAACGCGGGCCGGAAGAAATCCGTTTCCTGGCCAAGGCGCTCAACCGGATGCGCGAGCGCATCACCGGCCTGATCGACGACCGCACCAAAATGCTCGCCGCCATCAGCCACGATCTGCGCACGCCGATCACGCGGATGCGGCTGCGCTCGGAATTCATCGAGGACGAGACCCATCGCAACCGCATGCTCGCCGATCTCGACCAGATGCGCGCGATGCTGGAATCGGTGCTGTCGTTCCTGCGCAACGACCGCAGGCTGGAGGCGATGACGCTGGTCGACATCGCAAGTTCGCTGCAGCTCGTCACCGACCAGTTCAGCGACCTCGGACGCAAGGTCGCCTATGACGGTCCCGCGCATGCGATGGCGACCGTCCGGCCGGACGACCTGCATCGCGCCGTCACCAATCTGGTGGAGAATGCGGTGCGGTTCGGCGCCGAGGCGGTGATCCGGCTTCGCATCTCACCGGATCACTTCACCATCGATGTCGAGGATGACGGCCCCGGCATTTCGGATGCGCAGAAGCAGAACATGCTGGAGCCGTTCGTGCGCGGCGACGAGGCCCGCAACATGGATGAGGCGGCGGGCTTCGGCCTTGGCCTGTCGATAACGAACGCCATTGTGCTGGCGCATGGCGGGACGCTGTCGCTGCATGACCGGCCGCCGCATGGGCTCGTGGTGCGCATGCAATTGCCGACACACCAGAACGGCGGCAGCTCCGCTGCCTAG
- a CDS encoding lytic transglycosylase domain-containing protein, with protein MKSFPKFVWLAATAALFVSSSASAQSRAQYESMVATHAAANNVPEALVHRVIVRESKYHPNLVGRGGTIGLMQIKLPTARGLGYTGDAAGLRDPSTNLAWGIKYLAGAYRAAGGDHNRAVRYYASGYYYAAKRQRQEKPLQIAPVLASDAPPKIVAAPVRAARTPADANALQVPAQ; from the coding sequence ATGAAAAGTTTTCCGAAATTCGTCTGGCTCGCCGCCACCGCCGCACTGTTCGTTTCATCAAGTGCAAGCGCGCAGAGCCGCGCGCAATATGAAAGCATGGTCGCAACCCACGCGGCTGCCAACAACGTGCCGGAAGCGCTGGTGCACCGCGTGATCGTGCGCGAGAGCAAATATCATCCGAACCTGGTCGGGCGCGGCGGCACCATCGGGTTGATGCAGATCAAACTGCCGACCGCGCGCGGGCTCGGCTACACCGGCGACGCCGCGGGCCTGCGCGATCCCTCTACCAACCTCGCCTGGGGCATCAAATATCTCGCCGGCGCCTACCGCGCTGCGGGCGGCGATCACAACCGAGCCGTGCGTTATTATGCGAGCGGCTATTACTATGCTGCAAAGCGCCAGCGGCAGGAAAAGCCGCTGCAGATTGCGCCGGTGCTGGCGAGTGATGCACCGCCGAAAATCGTCGCTGCGCCGGTTCGAGCGGCCAGAACGCCCGCCGACGCCAACGCGCTGCAGGTTCCCGCCCAATAG
- a CDS encoding FAD-dependent oxidoreductase yields the protein MYQKSDSRGDSPVSIIGAGIAGAWQALLFAQAGHAVTLYERSDADMTLSTSHWAGGMLAPWCEAETSEPVIGRLGIRSLYLWREHFPDTPFNGSLVVAHARDRADFERFAKLTTGHVRLDAQALSELEPSLDGRFRNGLFYAGEGHVEPRRVLPELHARITAAGGTIKFDSETKAENLDGIVIDCRGLSARDEQLELRGVKGEMIIVETSEVELSRPVRLIHPRWPLYVIPRGDGKFMLGATSIEAEDTGVSVRSALELLGAAYAVHPAFAEARIVEFGSGLRPAYPDNLPRITAGKNKIAVNGLYRHGFLLAPALAEATLAYVQRGAIDNEVMRCV from the coding sequence ATGTACCAGAAGTCAGATTCGAGGGGGGATTCCCCCGTATCCATCATCGGCGCGGGCATTGCCGGCGCATGGCAGGCGTTGCTGTTCGCCCAGGCCGGCCATGCCGTGACCCTGTACGAGCGCAGTGACGCCGATATGACCCTTTCCACCAGCCACTGGGCCGGCGGCATGCTGGCGCCCTGGTGCGAAGCCGAGACCTCCGAGCCCGTGATCGGCCGGCTCGGCATCCGCTCGCTCTACCTGTGGCGCGAGCATTTTCCCGACACCCCGTTCAACGGCTCGCTCGTCGTGGCGCATGCCCGCGACCGCGCCGATTTCGAACGCTTTGCCAAACTCACCACCGGCCATGTCAGGCTCGACGCGCAGGCGCTGAGCGAGCTCGAACCGTCGCTCGATGGCCGCTTTCGCAATGGCCTGTTCTACGCCGGTGAAGGCCATGTCGAGCCGCGCCGCGTGCTGCCCGAGTTGCACGCCCGCATCACGGCCGCCGGCGGCACCATCAAATTCGACAGCGAGACAAAAGCGGAAAATCTCGACGGCATCGTCATCGATTGCCGCGGCCTCTCCGCGCGCGACGAGCAGCTGGAGCTGCGCGGCGTCAAGGGCGAGATGATCATCGTCGAAACCAGCGAGGTCGAACTCTCGCGTCCGGTGCGGCTGATCCATCCGCGCTGGCCGCTCTATGTGATCCCGCGCGGCGACGGCAAGTTCATGCTGGGCGCGACCTCGATCGAAGCCGAGGACACCGGCGTCAGCGTCCGTTCGGCGCTGGAGCTTTTGGGCGCCGCCTATGCCGTGCACCCGGCCTTTGCCGAAGCCCGCATCGTCGAGTTCGGCTCCGGCTTGCGTCCCGCCTACCCCGACAACCTGCCGCGGATCACGGCCGGCAAGAACAAGATCGCCGTGAACGGGCTCTACCGCCACGGTTTCCTGCTGGCGCCCGCGCTCGCGGAAGCAACGCTCGCCTATGTGCAGCGCGGCGCCATCGACAATGAGGTGATGCGATGCGTGTAA
- the thiS gene encoding sulfur carrier protein ThiS, with amino-acid sequence MRVTVNGELREIASTRVDALLSELEYEGTHFAIALNYDVLPKSRWAETALKAGDEIEIITPRQGG; translated from the coding sequence ATGCGTGTAACCGTTAACGGGGAGCTGCGCGAGATCGCCTCGACGCGCGTCGACGCGCTGCTCAGCGAACTCGAATACGAAGGCACACATTTCGCCATCGCGCTGAATTACGACGTGCTGCCGAAAAGCCGCTGGGCCGAGACCGCGTTGAAAGCCGGCGACGAAATCGAAATCATCACGCCGCGGCAGGGAGGGTGA
- a CDS encoding thiazole synthase has product MLNFYGKTFSSRLLIGTALYPSPAIMQDAIRASGANIVTVSLRREAAGGKSGDAFWSLIRELDVAVLPNTAGCRSVREAVTTAKLARELFGTPWIKLEVIADNDTLQPDVVGLVEAAGILIKDGFEVFPYCTEDLSVAMRLVDAGCKVVMPWAAPIGSAKGITNRDALRLMRERLPDVTLVVDAGLGAPSHAAHALELGYDAVLLNTAIAKAADPVAMANAFRLGVEAGRAAYEAGLMEARDFASPSTPVIGTPFWHAVS; this is encoded by the coding sequence ATGCTGAACTTCTACGGCAAGACCTTTTCCTCCCGCCTGCTGATCGGCACGGCGCTCTATCCCTCGCCCGCGATCATGCAGGACGCGATCCGCGCTTCCGGCGCCAACATCGTCACGGTGTCGCTGCGGCGCGAGGCCGCCGGCGGCAAGAGCGGGGATGCGTTCTGGTCGCTGATCCGCGAGCTCGATGTTGCGGTACTCCCGAACACCGCCGGCTGCCGCAGCGTGCGCGAGGCGGTGACCACCGCCAAACTCGCGCGCGAACTGTTCGGAACGCCCTGGATCAAGCTCGAAGTGATCGCCGACAACGACACGCTGCAGCCCGATGTGGTGGGTCTGGTCGAAGCCGCCGGCATTCTGATCAAGGACGGCTTTGAAGTGTTCCCCTACTGCACCGAAGACCTTTCGGTCGCGATGCGGCTGGTTGACGCCGGGTGCAAGGTGGTGATGCCGTGGGCCGCGCCGATCGGAAGCGCCAAAGGCATCACCAACCGCGATGCCTTGAGGTTGATGCGCGAGCGCCTGCCTGACGTGACGCTGGTGGTCGACGCCGGTCTCGGCGCGCCCTCGCATGCCGCCCACGCCCTCGAACTCGGCTACGACGCCGTGCTGCTCAACACCGCGATCGCAAAAGCCGCCGATCCGGTCGCGATGGCGAATGCGTTCCGCCTCGGGGTCGAAGCCGGCCGCGCGGCTTACGAGGCCGGCCTGATGGAAGCCCGCGACTTCGCCTCCCCCTCAACCCCTGTGATCGGGACCCCGTTCTGGCATGCCGTATCCTGA
- a CDS encoding thiamine phosphate synthase, with translation MPYPDRFYPVVDSVAWVGRLARLGVGTIQLRAKDLNESEALQIVTDALGAIKGSDAKLVVNDYWRAAIVAGAQHLHLGQEDLVDADLNEIRKAGLTLGISTHDDEELATALAAKPDYIALGPIFPTTLKSMRFAPQGIPKITEWKKRIGDIPLVAIGGIKFEQSADIYAAGADSIAVVSDVTQNADPDARVRQWLGQSAEAA, from the coding sequence ATGCCGTATCCTGACAGATTTTATCCCGTGGTCGACAGCGTCGCCTGGGTAGGCCGGCTGGCGCGGCTCGGCGTCGGCACCATCCAACTGCGCGCCAAGGACCTCAATGAGTCGGAAGCGCTGCAGATCGTCACCGACGCGCTCGGGGCCATCAAGGGCTCCGACGCCAAGCTCGTGGTCAACGATTACTGGCGCGCGGCGATCGTCGCTGGCGCCCAGCATCTGCATCTCGGCCAGGAAGATCTGGTCGACGCGGACCTCAACGAAATCCGAAAAGCGGGACTGACGCTCGGCATCTCCACCCATGACGACGAGGAACTGGCGACGGCGCTCGCCGCCAAGCCCGATTACATCGCGTTGGGTCCGATCTTCCCGACCACGCTGAAATCGATGCGCTTCGCGCCGCAGGGCATTCCAAAAATCACCGAATGGAAGAAACGCATCGGCGACATCCCGCTGGTCGCGATCGGCGGCATCAAGTTCGAACAGTCCGCCGACATCTACGCCGCCGGCGCCGACTCCATCGCCGTCGTCAGCGACGTCACCCAGAACGCCGACCCGGATGCACGGGTGCGGCAGTGGCTGGGGCAAAGCGCGGAGGCCGCGTGA
- the thiC gene encoding phosphomethylpyrimidine synthase ThiC, with amino-acid sequence MNIRSNPGTTLPAVTTGPLASSRKIFATPDAAPDLRVPLREIILSEAAGEPNLPVYDTSGPYTDPSVTIDVNAGLSRNRLAWVKERGGIEEYEGRAIKPEDNGNVGASHAAKAFTAHHKPIRGLDGHKITQLEFARAGIITKEMIYVAERENLGRKAQLERAEAALADGESFGASVPAFITPEFVRSEIARGRAIIPSNINHAELEPMIIGRNFLTKINANIGNSAVTSSVEEEVDKMVWAIRWGADTVMDLSTGRNIHTTREWILRNSPVPIGTVPIYQALEKCEGDPVKLTWELYKDTLIEQCEQGVDYFTIHAGVRLPYIHLTANRVTGIVSRGGSIMAKWCLAHHKESFLYTHFDEICDLMRKYDVSFSLGDGLRPGSIADANDRAQFAELETLGELTKIAWDKGCQVMIEGPGHVPMHKIKINMDKQLKECGEAPFYTLGPLTTDIAPGYDHITSGIGAAMIGWFGCAMLCYVTPKEHLGLPDRNDVKVGVITYKIAAHASDLAKGHPAAQLRDDALSRARFDFRWTDQFNLGLDPDTAKNFHDETLPKEAHKVAHFCSMCGPKFCSMKITQDVRDYAATLNDPESVGMHISGTIEDGMAAMSQKFKEMGSSVYLDADKVKESNRVL; translated from the coding sequence ATGAACATTCGCTCCAACCCCGGCACCACGCTTCCCGCCGTCACCACCGGCCCGCTCGCCTCGTCGCGAAAAATCTTCGCGACCCCCGACGCCGCGCCTGACCTGCGCGTGCCCTTGCGTGAGATCATCCTCTCGGAAGCCGCGGGCGAGCCGAACCTGCCCGTCTACGACACCTCGGGCCCCTACACCGATCCCTCCGTCACCATCGACGTCAACGCCGGCCTCTCCCGCAACCGTCTCGCCTGGGTCAAGGAGCGCGGCGGTATCGAGGAGTATGAGGGCCGCGCCATCAAGCCGGAAGACAACGGCAATGTCGGTGCCTCGCACGCCGCAAAGGCCTTCACCGCGCATCACAAGCCGATCCGCGGCCTCGACGGCCACAAGATCACGCAACTTGAATTCGCCCGCGCCGGCATCATCACCAAGGAGATGATCTACGTCGCCGAGCGCGAAAACCTCGGTCGCAAGGCGCAGCTCGAGCGCGCCGAAGCCGCATTGGCTGATGGAGAAAGCTTCGGCGCCTCGGTGCCGGCCTTCATCACCCCGGAATTCGTCCGCAGCGAGATCGCGCGCGGCCGGGCGATCATTCCCTCCAACATCAACCACGCCGAACTCGAGCCGATGATCATCGGCCGCAACTTCCTCACCAAGATCAACGCCAATATCGGCAACTCCGCCGTCACCTCGTCGGTGGAAGAGGAAGTCGACAAGATGGTGTGGGCGATCCGCTGGGGCGCCGACACCGTGATGGACCTCTCGACGGGCCGCAACATCCACACCACCCGCGAATGGATCCTGCGCAACTCGCCGGTGCCGATCGGTACCGTGCCGATCTACCAGGCGCTGGAAAAGTGCGAAGGCGATCCGGTGAAACTGACCTGGGAGCTCTACAAGGACACGCTGATCGAGCAGTGCGAACAGGGCGTCGATTATTTTACGATCCACGCCGGCGTGCGCCTGCCCTACATCCACCTCACGGCCAACCGCGTCACCGGCATCGTGTCGCGCGGCGGCTCGATCATGGCGAAGTGGTGCCTCGCGCATCACAAGGAGAGCTTCCTCTACACCCATTTCGACGAGATCTGCGACCTCATGCGCAAGTATGACGTCTCGTTCTCGCTCGGCGACGGCCTGCGCCCCGGCTCGATCGCGGATGCCAACGACCGCGCGCAGTTCGCGGAGCTGGAGACGCTCGGCGAGCTGACCAAGATCGCGTGGGACAAGGGCTGCCAGGTGATGATCGAAGGTCCCGGCCACGTGCCGATGCACAAGATCAAGATCAACATGGACAAGCAGCTCAAGGAATGCGGCGAAGCCCCGTTCTACACGCTTGGGCCGCTGACGACAGACATCGCACCGGGCTACGACCACATCACGTCGGGCATTGGCGCCGCCATGATCGGCTGGTTCGGCTGCGCCATGCTCTGCTACGTCACGCCGAAGGAGCATCTCGGCCTGCCCGACCGCAACGACGTCAAGGTCGGCGTCATCACCTACAAGATCGCCGCCCACGCCTCCGATCTCGCCAAAGGCCACCCCGCCGCGCAACTGCGCGACGACGCCCTCTCGCGTGCGCGGTTCGACTTCCGCTGGACCGACCAGTTCAACCTCGGCCTCGATCCGGATACGGCCAAGAACTTCCACGACGAGACGCTGCCGAAGGAAGCCCACAAGGTCGCGCATTTCTGCTCGATGTGCGGCCCAAAATTCTGCTCGATGAAGATCACGCAGGACGTGCGGGACTATGCGGCAACGCTGAACGATCCGGAGAGTGTCGGGATGCACATAAGCGGCACCATCGAGGACGGTATGGCGGCGATGAGCCAGAAGTTCAAGGAGATGGGATCAAGCGTGTATCTGGACGCGGACAAGGTGAAGGAGAGCAACCGCGTGCTATGA
- a CDS encoding nuclear transport factor 2 family protein — MLAIDTVKAHYDALARRDLDAALDVIGDDAVWEFSGPDTIPFAGRWRGRRGAREFFERIRSTIEVREFRVMRMIADGDTVAVFGSERFLVKATGKEWAVEWVQVHEVRDGQIIRFREYTDTAAIAKAYAR; from the coding sequence ATGCTGGCCATCGACACTGTGAAAGCACACTACGACGCGCTGGCGCGGCGCGATCTCGATGCTGCGCTTGACGTCATCGGCGACGATGCGGTGTGGGAATTTTCCGGCCCCGACACTATTCCGTTCGCGGGGCGATGGCGCGGCCGCCGTGGCGCGCGGGAATTTTTCGAGCGGATACGCTCGACGATCGAGGTCAGGGAATTCAGGGTGATGCGCATGATCGCCGATGGCGACACGGTTGCGGTGTTCGGCAGCGAGCGTTTTCTGGTGAAGGCGACCGGCAAGGAATGGGCGGTCGAGTGGGTACAGGTGCACGAGGTTCGCGACGGACAGATCATCCGGTTTCGCGAATATACGGATACGGCCGCGATCGCGAAAGCCTATGCCCGATAG
- a CDS encoding DUF2846 domain-containing protein produces MKFLNVASARSARLLAAGLALNLLTACSTVHNQTVGAAATFVPVTPRAGYATVYIGRPFTFHTSVFALPIEVDGKRLTSLPPGQYATVELPPGRHSVGSPNEYWTRVISGVPHPAEFVVEAGKSYYLLPKRWGEDAGYSYTMVGSVVVPQRTAVAHSTFSVQAAAANDAPPPEFRQLNSAKAQ; encoded by the coding sequence GTGAAATTTCTGAATGTCGCGTCGGCTCGATCCGCGCGTTTGCTTGCTGCCGGGCTGGCGCTCAATCTCCTTACCGCCTGCTCGACAGTTCACAATCAAACAGTTGGGGCTGCGGCAACTTTTGTCCCTGTTACGCCCAGGGCCGGCTACGCAACCGTGTACATCGGACGCCCCTTTACCTTTCACACCAGCGTATTTGCGCTTCCTATCGAGGTCGATGGCAAGCGGCTGACGTCGCTTCCTCCCGGGCAGTATGCGACCGTCGAACTGCCACCCGGCCGGCACAGCGTTGGTTCGCCAAACGAGTATTGGACACGCGTCATCTCGGGAGTGCCGCATCCCGCCGAATTCGTTGTGGAGGCAGGGAAGTCCTACTACCTGCTGCCCAAGCGCTGGGGCGAGGATGCCGGTTACAGCTACACGATGGTCGGGTCGGTCGTCGTCCCGCAGAGGACCGCGGTCGCTCACAGTACGTTTTCAGTACAGGCCGCTGCAGCGAACGACGCGCCGCCACCCGAATTCAGGCAACTCAATTCCGCCAAGGCTCAATAG
- a CDS encoding helix-turn-helix domain-containing protein has translation MPREYFDVYLGTDCVPVTEVPLSDSQIRPPHEIVPMLIGSTVEAIERELVLQTLARCHGNRTHAARLLGLSVRTMRNKIRQYATDGVDIPAHN, from the coding sequence ATGCCCCGGGAGTATTTTGACGTTTATCTCGGCACGGACTGCGTTCCGGTGACCGAAGTTCCGTTATCGGATTCGCAAATCCGCCCACCCCATGAGATCGTGCCGATGCTGATCGGCTCGACGGTCGAGGCGATCGAGCGCGAGCTCGTGCTGCAAACGCTGGCGCGCTGCCACGGCAACCGCACCCACGCCGCGCGCCTGCTCGGGCTTTCGGTGCGCACGATGCGCAACAAGATCCGGCAGTACGCGACCGATGGGGTCGACATACCCGCGCACAATTAG
- a CDS encoding IS110 family transposase, with protein MMAQDEVVVVGIDVAKDKVDACIRSLSQWQTFPSTAEGQRALIRWLRKHRGGKAAMEASGGYEQDWAKALREARIEVRIVDPKRVRSFARSAGRLAKNDPIDAEMIAWFAETFTEAPGQAYDAARERLVKIVNARQGLLDLQTSLKNSGEHSVPDVVQKMQARLLKKIAVEVAKLDTAIAAQVKATPHFAELAEIIESVPGLGKITSAGLIATMPELGQVNDNIVAALLGVAPYDDDSGQRRGNRHIKGGRRKARNLFYMPCMGAATQHNPVLKAFYDRLIAKGKEPKVALTACMRKLIVILNTMIARRQKWDANRYKVSDPARLPPSACPA; from the coding sequence ATGATGGCACAAGATGAGGTCGTTGTCGTCGGTATTGATGTGGCCAAGGACAAGGTGGATGCGTGCATTCGCTCGCTGTCTCAATGGCAGACGTTCCCAAGTACCGCGGAGGGGCAGCGCGCCCTGATCCGCTGGCTTCGCAAACACAGGGGCGGCAAGGCAGCCATGGAGGCTTCCGGCGGTTATGAGCAGGACTGGGCCAAGGCGCTGCGCGAGGCCCGCATCGAAGTCCGGATCGTCGACCCGAAGCGGGTGCGCAGCTTCGCCCGCTCGGCCGGACGCCTCGCCAAGAACGATCCGATCGATGCGGAGATGATCGCCTGGTTCGCCGAGACCTTCACCGAAGCACCGGGCCAAGCCTACGACGCGGCACGCGAGAGGTTGGTCAAGATCGTCAATGCACGCCAAGGACTGCTCGATCTACAGACTAGCTTGAAAAACAGTGGCGAGCATTCCGTGCCGGACGTCGTGCAGAAAATGCAGGCGCGGCTCTTGAAGAAGATTGCCGTCGAAGTCGCCAAGCTCGATACTGCGATCGCAGCCCAGGTCAAAGCGACACCGCATTTTGCCGAGCTCGCCGAGATCATCGAGAGCGTGCCGGGACTTGGCAAGATCACTTCCGCCGGACTGATCGCGACGATGCCGGAACTGGGCCAGGTGAACGACAATATCGTCGCGGCCTTGTTGGGGGTAGCACCTTACGATGACGATAGTGGCCAACGGCGGGGCAACCGCCACATCAAGGGCGGACGCCGAAAGGCCCGCAACCTCTTCTACATGCCTTGCATGGGAGCTGCGACCCAGCACAACCCCGTGCTCAAGGCGTTCTATGACCGCCTGATCGCCAAGGGAAAGGAGCCGAAGGTTGCGCTCACCGCCTGTATGCGCAAGCTCATCGTCATCCTCAACACCATGATCGCGCGACGCCAAAAATGGGACGCCAACCGCTACAAAGTGAGCGACCCCGCTCGGCTTCCGCCGAGCGCATGCCCAGCCTAA